From Chryseobacterium sp. IHB B 17019, one genomic window encodes:
- a CDS encoding Crp/Fnr family transcriptional regulator — protein MAIQEDLLITYGADIIKLKKSELLFEEHHSPEYYFQIKTGKIKLTNFQAENKEFIQSIHEDGESVGEIFLFSKSKYPVNAVSMEDCTIYRLENDKLLQLLESNFEIQLKLLHYIAKRTYYTYIFLNSLTSEDATHQLLTLLNHLKDSQNSTEAYSYKIPYTRKELAFLTGLRIETVIRILKKLEGENLIRIVKGRVFY, from the coding sequence ATGGCCATACAAGAAGACTTGCTCATTACTTACGGAGCGGACATTATAAAACTAAAAAAATCCGAATTGCTCTTTGAGGAACATCATTCACCGGAATATTATTTCCAAATCAAAACAGGTAAAATAAAGCTTACAAATTTTCAGGCCGAAAACAAAGAATTTATTCAGAGTATTCATGAGGATGGCGAATCTGTTGGCGAAATATTTTTATTTTCCAAATCCAAATACCCTGTCAATGCTGTTTCAATGGAAGATTGTACTATTTACAGGCTGGAGAATGATAAATTACTACAATTGCTGGAGTCTAATTTTGAAATTCAATTGAAACTTCTTCATTACATAGCAAAAAGAACTTATTACACCTATATCTTCCTCAACAGCCTGACCTCAGAAGACGCCACTCACCAATTACTTACTCTACTTAATCATCTGAAAGACAGCCAAAATAGCACAGAAGCCTATTCCTATAAAATTCCTTACACCAGAAAAGAACTTGCTTTTTTAACAGGATTAAGAATTGAAACCGTCATAAGAATTTTAAAGAAGCTGGAAGGTGAAAACCTGATCAGAATTGTTAAGGGAAGGGTATTTTATTAG
- a CDS encoding Crp/Fnr family transcriptional regulator — MSIQERLLHSVEAIEEHYNAGDYIFREDGTPQFYYQIVDGEVKLNSYSEDGKEFIQNILSGNACFGESMLILGKPYPVNAVAITKSTILKIGRDQFFQLLQGHPHIFLDMYKTLSEKTSEKMVLMQKITGKNAEERLMELMNQMKDSRENKEKFSFEIPHTRQQLASLAGLSLETAIRAIKRMEKNEILDIKDGKIFY, encoded by the coding sequence ATGTCTATCCAAGAGAGACTTTTGCATTCAGTAGAAGCAATTGAAGAGCATTACAACGCTGGCGATTATATATTTCGTGAAGATGGGACTCCGCAGTTTTATTATCAAATTGTGGACGGCGAGGTAAAGCTTAATAGTTATAGTGAAGATGGCAAAGAATTTATACAAAATATTCTTTCAGGTAATGCCTGTTTCGGGGAATCTATGCTTATTCTTGGAAAACCGTATCCGGTAAATGCAGTTGCCATTACAAAAAGTACTATTCTTAAAATAGGCAGAGATCAGTTCTTTCAATTACTGCAGGGTCATCCTCATATTTTTCTGGATATGTACAAGACTTTATCAGAGAAAACATCTGAAAAAATGGTGTTAATGCAGAAGATTACGGGTAAAAATGCAGAAGAACGATTAATGGAATTAATGAATCAAATGAAAGATTCAAGGGAAAATAAAGAGAAGTTCTCCTTTGAGATTCCCCACACCAGACAACAATTGGCTTCCCTTGCAGGACTTTCTTTAGAAACTGCCATCAGAGCTATAAAAAGGATGGAAAAAAACGAAATTCTGGATATAAAGGATGGTAAAATATTTTATTAA
- a CDS encoding Crp/Fnr family transcriptional regulator yields MLVDVDLLFSYNGFIKTYSRSEVIFKEGDIPRFYYQVITGSVKLNHIGEDNKELIQSILREGQSVCELLSFIDDPFPVNAIAMSECTILKVPKPEFLQLLDEHHEAAIAVRKFIAQRLYHKFIMMQNNASKYSHVRIKGILEYFKSFTDDETPYSYEVPLTRKQLASITDLRIETVIRTVKKMESEKLLKIKKGKIYF; encoded by the coding sequence ATGCTTGTTGATGTTGATTTACTGTTCTCGTATAATGGATTTATTAAAACTTACAGCCGGTCTGAGGTCATTTTTAAAGAAGGTGATATTCCGAGGTTTTATTATCAGGTAATTACCGGCTCCGTGAAGCTCAACCATATAGGTGAAGACAATAAAGAGCTTATACAAAGTATTTTACGTGAGGGACAAAGTGTTTGTGAGCTACTATCCTTCATCGATGACCCATTTCCTGTCAATGCAATAGCCATGTCGGAATGTACCATCTTAAAAGTTCCTAAACCTGAGTTTTTACAGCTTCTTGACGAACATCATGAGGCAGCAATAGCTGTCCGGAAATTTATTGCACAACGGTTGTATCATAAATTTATCATGATGCAAAATAATGCTTCTAAGTATTCTCATGTAAGAATTAAAGGTATTCTAGAGTATTTTAAGAGTTTCACCGATGATGAGACTCCATATTCTTATGAAGTTCCTCTTACAAGGAAGCAGCTGGCATCAATAACTGATTTGCGCATTGAAACCGTGATAAGAACAGTAAAGAAAATGGAAAGCGAAAAGCTGTTGAAAATTAAAAAAGGGAAGATTTATTTTTAA
- the arr gene encoding NAD(+)--rifampin ADP-ribosyltransferase: protein MAKLFKDNPSDRGPFYHGTKADLQVGDLLTAGGNSNYKSDFKMNHIYFTGLVNGAGLAAALAKGDGPDRVYIVEPMGSYENDPNLTDKKFPGNPTRSYRSDSPLKITGEATDWVKPNPEDLEKFREKLADSKGQIIN, encoded by the coding sequence CTGGCAAAATTGTTTAAGGATAATCCTTCAGACAGAGGCCCTTTCTATCATGGTACAAAGGCGGATTTGCAAGTCGGGGATCTATTGACGGCGGGCGGAAATTCTAATTATAAGTCGGATTTCAAAATGAATCATATTTATTTTACTGGGTTGGTAAATGGGGCAGGACTTGCTGCGGCACTGGCAAAAGGTGACGGACCGGACCGCGTATATATTGTTGAGCCAATGGGCAGTTACGAAAATGATCCGAACCTTACAGATAAAAAATTCCCAGGCAACCCGACTCGTTCTTACCGTTCTGATTCACCTCTGAAAATCACTGGAGAAGCAACAGACTGGGTAAAACCAAATCCTGAAGATCTAGAGAAATTCCGTGAGAAATTAGCGGACAGCAAGGGACAAATCATCAATTAG
- a CDS encoding polysaccharide biosynthesis protein, whose product MGNVFKIKELRYIPRWLVFFIDISIISFSILISYLFLKNLKVEMNFREYFTQKIFVMIAVNILFMFLFKTYAGIIRYSTFFDFFKIIWSSGSALLVLLVLNFVSEQVLDKPIYLYPALFLFFFISIFLMFFFRMATKELFSILMDSKESSPKIRIAVVGIEDESVSLANAIIHNPGQSYQLAGFLSARSDSKKAMLLGHKIYNKREFIKSDNLKKHFDAVLIKEIMPKPEMEEWMAVALDKGLKVLKAPSGNKMTEGGIVGSIRPLQIEDLLNRAPIKIESEEVRSRHFNKSILVTGGAGSIGSEIVRQVAQLNPSIIVIVDQAESPLHELKLELLERFPNQNFKFVLADISNLHRLEKVFENYRFSIVYHAAAYKHVPLIEDNPREAIFVNIGGTKNLALLSRQYNVNRFVMVSTDKAVNPTNVMGASKRAAELFVQSLQNSPDNTTKFITTRFGNVLGSNGSVIPHFKRQIEKGGPVTITHPEIIRYFMTIPEACELVLQAGTMGKGGEIYVFDMGRPIKILDLAKRMIKLSGYTPDVDIKIDFIGLRPGEKLYEELLTDNSTTIPTHHEKIMISKDPVMEFEEVDILCKQIMRAAIKKDKLQVVKILKTIVPEFKSNNSQFEILDEVSEEEVYQ is encoded by the coding sequence ATGGGAAATGTTTTTAAAATCAAAGAGTTAAGGTATATACCTAGATGGTTAGTTTTTTTTATCGATATTTCAATTATTTCTTTTTCTATCTTAATCTCCTATCTTTTCTTAAAAAATCTTAAGGTAGAAATGAATTTCCGCGAATATTTTACCCAAAAAATATTTGTGATGATTGCTGTCAATATTTTATTTATGTTTCTGTTCAAGACGTATGCAGGAATTATAAGATATTCTACTTTTTTTGATTTTTTCAAAATTATCTGGTCTTCAGGCAGTGCCCTTCTTGTTTTGCTTGTGCTGAATTTTGTTTCAGAACAGGTATTGGACAAACCAATATATTTATATCCTGCTCTTTTTTTATTCTTTTTTATCTCCATTTTTCTGATGTTTTTCTTCAGAATGGCTACCAAAGAGCTTTTCAGCATATTGATGGATTCTAAAGAGAGTTCACCCAAAATAAGAATTGCCGTGGTGGGAATAGAAGATGAATCTGTATCACTGGCAAATGCCATCATTCATAATCCCGGACAGTCTTACCAATTAGCAGGTTTTCTCAGCGCGAGATCAGATTCTAAAAAAGCAATGCTGCTGGGTCATAAGATTTACAATAAAAGAGAATTCATTAAAAGTGATAATTTGAAGAAGCACTTTGATGCAGTTTTAATTAAAGAAATTATGCCAAAGCCGGAAATGGAAGAATGGATGGCTGTTGCATTGGATAAAGGATTGAAAGTCCTGAAAGCGCCATCGGGCAACAAAATGACGGAAGGTGGTATAGTAGGAAGCATTCGTCCGCTTCAAATTGAAGATTTACTGAACCGCGCACCGATTAAAATAGAAAGCGAAGAGGTAAGAAGCCGCCATTTTAATAAAAGTATCCTGGTAACAGGTGGGGCAGGATCCATAGGGAGCGAAATTGTGAGACAGGTTGCTCAGCTGAACCCGTCGATTATTGTGATTGTTGATCAGGCTGAATCTCCTTTACACGAGCTGAAACTTGAGCTGTTAGAAAGATTTCCAAACCAAAATTTCAAATTTGTGCTGGCCGATATTTCAAACCTTCACCGATTGGAAAAAGTGTTTGAAAATTACAGATTCTCAATTGTTTATCATGCTGCAGCGTACAAGCATGTCCCTTTGATAGAGGACAATCCACGTGAGGCTATTTTTGTAAATATTGGAGGAACTAAAAACTTAGCACTTTTATCCAGACAATATAATGTCAACCGTTTTGTGATGGTGTCGACAGACAAAGCTGTGAACCCAACCAATGTCATGGGAGCATCCAAAAGGGCTGCCGAACTTTTTGTACAGTCCCTACAAAACTCACCTGACAATACTACGAAATTTATTACGACACGTTTTGGTAATGTATTGGGTTCCAACGGTTCTGTAATTCCGCATTTCAAAAGACAAATTGAAAAAGGTGGTCCGGTTACGATTACTCACCCCGAAATCATCCGCTATTTTATGACAATTCCCGAAGCCTGCGAACTGGTGCTTCAGGCCGGAACAATGGGAAAGGGAGGCGAAATTTATGTTTTTGATATGGGAAGACCTATCAAAATTCTGGATCTTGCAAAAAGAATGATAAAATTGTCCGGATATACGCCGGATGTTGATATTAAAATTGATTTTATTGGGTTAAGGCCTGGTGAAAAGCTGTATGAAGAGCTTCTGACCGACAATTCTACAACAATACCTACACATCATGAAAAAATTATGATATCGAAAGATCCCGTGATGGAATTTGAAGAAGTAGATATTCTATGCAAGCAGATTATGCGGGCAGCTATTAAAAAAGATAAATTACAGGTGGTAAAAATTTTAAAAACTATTGTGCCGGAATTTAAAAGCAATAATTCGCAATTTGAAATCCTTGATGAGGTATCGGAAGAGGAAGTATATCAATAA
- a CDS encoding polysaccharide biosynthesis/export family protein, which yields MSNHNMEEEVSRAKFEGLHIQEGDVLLILVSALDEIAVKPFNLNTANKVGSETTTGINQYVQPSEYLVNEEGYIYFPVLGNIYCKGMSQVQLKQDLEARLKKYLTDPMVSISLKNFNVSILGEVKDPGQKESVSQKINVFQALGLAGDMTDFGDRTNVKLIRTGDDGTDQIVNIDLTRADIVNSPYYYMKQNDILYVQPDKNKQVQANSNPNRALTFQIIGALLTAGTLIIALTRR from the coding sequence ATGTCAAATCATAATATGGAAGAGGAGGTTTCAAGGGCAAAGTTTGAGGGCTTGCATATTCAGGAAGGGGATGTCCTTTTGATTCTTGTTTCGGCCTTGGATGAAATTGCCGTAAAACCTTTCAACCTTAATACGGCTAATAAAGTAGGAAGCGAAACAACTACCGGAATCAATCAGTATGTACAGCCAAGCGAATATTTGGTAAATGAAGAAGGTTATATCTATTTCCCTGTATTAGGAAATATATACTGCAAAGGAATGTCTCAGGTACAGCTGAAACAAGATCTGGAAGCGCGTCTTAAAAAATATCTTACGGATCCTATGGTATCAATCAGTCTTAAAAACTTCAATGTGAGCATTTTAGGTGAGGTGAAAGATCCGGGGCAGAAAGAAAGTGTCTCTCAAAAAATCAATGTATTTCAAGCATTGGGCCTTGCGGGTGATATGACGGACTTTGGAGACCGCACGAATGTAAAGCTTATCCGTACGGGAGACGACGGCACTGATCAGATTGTCAATATTGACCTTACCAGAGCTGATATTGTAAACTCGCCTTATTATTACATGAAGCAGAACGACATCTTGTATGTGCAGCCGGATAAAAATAAGCAGGTTCAGGCAAATTCTAACCCGAACAGAGCGCTTACATTCCAGATCATTGGTGCGCTACTAACGGCAGGTACTCTTATTATTGCTTTAACACGACGATAA
- a CDS encoding GumC family protein, producing the protein MQQIELQAKEEKLNLRKTVSQYLYKWPWFIASILVFVTGAYIYLRYSVPQFQTKTTLKFDKKTNDLSSALADLDNLGIGLGNADELKSEAAVVNSRPILMQVVKNLNLNVEYFNAGEIKDSQLFLKVPITAKVLNFKDEKFKSSQYTLTKVKEDEFTLQDEKKKSYKGKFNTPLQLDFGTVVLQKNPAVAFKSDKSEYKIIFSNPIEKVKKLEKTIQVNLPDEKAMLMDISLIGSLPEKSEAILNEVTRQYNIDGQRDKNLQAQNTQEFIDKRLEVITRDLSGVENQKEDFQNRNRIVDLQAQAELALQNTSENTKALLQQQAQLDLLNSLTAEASKGTNQLMPSNLGLNPSLEQSISQYNLLLITRNKTLKQATNENPAVVEMNREITALKDIIRDNIREQKETVQSGIAQLQNQINSSNNIIQKVPGQSKVYRGIERQQNLKEQLFLFLLQKREENAINLSVDVPKAKIVNPAFTVDTPVSPKKDIILPGAFFLGILIPFAIFYLLFMLDDKIYSRDDIKERSGLGILVDIPSLKDSENHLVQKNDFSELAEAFRVLVSNLKFVLPVKDSAKVIMVTSSVKGEGKTLVSVNLALTLANKNGRALLIGSDIRNPQIQRYDSEPTKRKGLTEYLYDDSVNVEELIHTSATNPSCDIIYAGTIPPNPQELLSNGRYQKLIDQMSSQYAYIIIDSAPLMLVSDTLSIADTADATLYVVRSGVSRNILIDFANDLVRESKLTNVSFIINDVSKRAGGYGYNYSYGYGYSNKDNKSWWKKIFKS; encoded by the coding sequence ATGCAGCAGATAGAACTTCAAGCTAAGGAAGAAAAATTAAATCTAAGGAAAACTGTATCTCAATACCTGTATAAATGGCCGTGGTTTATAGCCTCTATTCTGGTATTTGTGACGGGTGCTTATATTTATCTAAGGTACAGTGTGCCTCAATTCCAGACGAAAACTACCCTTAAATTCGATAAAAAAACAAACGATCTTTCCTCAGCACTGGCAGATCTTGATAATCTGGGCATAGGTCTGGGCAACGCCGACGAGCTGAAAAGTGAGGCGGCAGTGGTAAACTCGCGGCCGATACTCATGCAGGTAGTGAAAAATCTTAATCTGAATGTAGAATATTTTAATGCAGGAGAAATTAAAGATTCCCAGCTCTTTTTAAAAGTTCCGATCACTGCTAAAGTATTAAATTTTAAAGATGAAAAATTTAAATCTTCACAATATACTCTTACGAAGGTAAAAGAAGACGAGTTTACCCTTCAGGACGAGAAAAAGAAAAGCTATAAAGGTAAATTCAATACGCCTTTACAGCTTGATTTCGGGACAGTGGTATTGCAGAAAAATCCTGCAGTTGCTTTCAAATCAGATAAATCAGAATATAAAATTATCTTTTCGAATCCTATCGAGAAAGTAAAAAAACTCGAAAAAACTATCCAGGTAAATTTACCGGACGAAAAGGCTATGTTGATGGATATAAGCCTGATAGGATCGCTTCCTGAAAAATCGGAAGCCATTCTTAATGAGGTGACGAGACAGTATAATATTGACGGGCAGAGAGATAAAAACCTACAGGCACAGAATACCCAGGAATTTATTGATAAAAGACTTGAAGTTATTACCAGAGACCTTTCCGGGGTAGAAAACCAGAAGGAAGATTTCCAGAATCGCAACCGTATTGTTGATTTGCAGGCGCAGGCAGAGCTAGCGCTTCAAAATACAAGTGAAAATACCAAAGCCCTTCTTCAGCAGCAGGCACAGCTTGATCTCCTTAATTCCCTTACAGCAGAGGCTTCAAAGGGGACCAACCAGCTTATGCCATCAAACCTGGGCCTTAATCCTTCTTTGGAACAATCTATTTCTCAGTATAATTTGCTTCTTATCACCAGAAACAAAACCCTGAAGCAGGCTACCAACGAAAACCCTGCTGTTGTAGAAATGAACAGGGAAATTACTGCCTTGAAGGACATTATCAGGGACAATATCCGTGAGCAGAAAGAAACCGTGCAGTCGGGTATTGCGCAGCTTCAAAATCAAATCAATTCCAGTAATAATATTATACAAAAGGTTCCCGGACAGTCCAAAGTCTACAGGGGAATCGAACGTCAGCAAAACCTTAAAGAACAGCTCTTTTTATTTTTACTTCAAAAAAGAGAAGAAAACGCAATCAACCTGTCGGTGGATGTACCGAAAGCTAAAATTGTAAACCCTGCGTTTACAGTAGATACACCAGTGTCGCCTAAAAAAGATATTATTCTTCCGGGAGCTTTTTTCCTGGGAATATTAATTCCTTTTGCGATTTTCTATTTACTTTTCATGCTGGACGACAAAATCTATAGCAGAGACGATATTAAAGAACGTTCCGGGCTCGGTATATTGGTCGACATACCGTCACTTAAAGACAGCGAAAACCACCTGGTTCAGAAAAACGACTTTTCGGAGCTGGCGGAAGCTTTCAGGGTGCTTGTCTCCAATCTTAAATTCGTTCTACCGGTAAAAGATTCAGCCAAAGTAATTATGGTAACTTCTTCGGTAAAAGGAGAGGGGAAAACCCTTGTATCCGTAAATCTTGCGCTTACTTTAGCCAATAAAAACGGAAGAGCGCTTCTGATTGGTTCTGATATTCGTAATCCTCAGATCCAGCGATATGACAGCGAACCGACCAAAAGAAAAGGACTTACGGAATACCTTTATGATGATTCGGTAAATGTTGAGGAGCTTATTCATACATCAGCTACAAACCCTTCATGCGACATTATTTACGCCGGAACAATTCCTCCGAATCCTCAGGAATTACTTTCCAACGGAAGATATCAAAAGCTTATTGATCAGATGTCTTCTCAGTACGCTTATATTATTATTGACTCCGCGCCGCTCATGTTGGTATCAGATACTTTAAGCATTGCCGATACTGCCGATGCGACATTATACGTGGTAAGATCCGGAGTATCAAGAAATATACTGATCGACTTTGCCAATGATTTGGTAAGGGAGTCCAAACTTACTAATGTATCTTTTATCATTAACGATGTTTCAAAACGTGCAGGAGGTTACGGATATAACTATAGCTACGGCTATGGCTACAGTAATAAAGACAATAAAAGTTGGTGGAAGAAAATCTTTAAATCATAG
- a CDS encoding SDR family oxidoreductase produces MHKILITGGAGFIGSNLTEYFLNKGYDVVCLDNFATGHRHNIEPFLENPNYKLIEGDICDLETCRKAVENVDYVLHQAALGSVPRSIKDPITSNGVNVSGFLNMLVAARDANVKRFIYAASSSTYGDSASLPKVEDVIGKPLSPYAITKYVNELYADVFGKTYGMECIGLRYFNVFGRRQDPNGAYAAVIPLFIKQLINHESPKINGTGDYSRDFTYIDNVIQMNELAMLTDNPEAVNTVYNTAVGDRTTLNDLIKYLKQYLSEFDQEIANIDAVHGPNRVGDIPHSLASVEKAEKLLGYKPSHTIEQGLKEAISWYWENLK; encoded by the coding sequence ATGCATAAAATTTTAATTACAGGAGGAGCAGGTTTTATCGGTTCCAACCTGACAGAGTATTTTTTGAATAAAGGCTATGATGTTGTCTGTCTGGATAATTTTGCCACAGGACACCGTCATAATATCGAGCCTTTCCTTGAAAATCCCAATTATAAATTAATTGAAGGCGATATCTGTGATTTGGAAACTTGCAGGAAAGCGGTGGAAAATGTAGACTATGTCCTGCATCAGGCAGCATTAGGTTCTGTTCCGAGGTCCATTAAAGATCCTATCACAAGCAATGGAGTGAATGTTTCAGGCTTTTTGAATATGCTGGTTGCCGCTCGTGACGCGAATGTTAAACGTTTCATTTATGCCGCTTCATCATCAACGTACGGTGATTCTGCATCGTTGCCGAAAGTGGAAGACGTAATCGGGAAACCATTGTCACCGTATGCCATTACGAAATATGTAAATGAGCTATACGCTGATGTATTCGGGAAAACTTACGGCATGGAATGTATTGGTTTAAGATATTTCAATGTATTCGGGCGCAGACAGGATCCCAACGGAGCTTATGCGGCTGTAATTCCTTTATTTATCAAGCAATTAATCAATCATGAATCCCCTAAAATTAATGGTACGGGAGATTACTCACGTGATTTCACTTACATTGATAATGTTATCCAGATGAATGAATTAGCCATGCTTACTGACAATCCTGAAGCGGTGAATACAGTGTACAACACGGCTGTGGGAGATCGTACAACATTAAATGATTTAATTAAATATCTTAAACAATATTTAAGTGAATTCGATCAGGAAATTGCCAATATCGATGCTGTTCACGGCCCGAATCGTGTCGGTGACATCCCGCACTCCCTGGCTTCCGTAGAAAAAGCAGAAAAACTATTAGGATACAAACCATCTCATACCATTGAACAAGGGCTGAAAGAAGCCATCAGCTGGTATTGGGAAAATTTAAAATAA
- a CDS encoding nucleotide sugar dehydrogenase: MEKKYKIAVIGLGYVGLPLARLFATQYPVVGFDINQKRIEELNTGEDSTLEVENEVLKAVLMQESPFQSSENGLYCSYDLNDIKDANIYIITVPTPVDKHNRPDLTPLYKASETVGKVLSKDDIVIYESTVYPGATEEECIPVLEKVSGMKFNQDFFAGYSPERINPGDKEHTVEKILKVTSGSTPEIGEIVDRLYKSVIIAGTHLAPTIKVAEAAKVIENSQRDINIAFVNELAKIFNLLEIDTHAVLKAAGTKWNFLPFKPGLVGGHCIGVDPYYLAQKAQENGYHPEIILAGRRLNDSMGQYVASQLVKTMIKRKITINGARVLNLGITFKENCPDVRNTKAVDVIHGLEDYALHVTTFDPWANLDEVKHEYDLNVVNEIPDEKFDAIILTVAHKEFMNVNFNDYLKEGGVIYDVKGVLEECDSRL; the protein is encoded by the coding sequence GTGGAAAAAAAATATAAAATTGCCGTTATCGGATTAGGATATGTAGGGCTGCCTTTAGCACGGTTATTTGCAACCCAATATCCGGTTGTAGGTTTTGATATCAATCAGAAAAGGATTGAGGAACTAAATACAGGGGAAGACAGTACCCTTGAAGTTGAAAATGAAGTATTAAAGGCTGTTTTAATGCAGGAAAGTCCTTTTCAGTCTTCTGAAAATGGGTTGTATTGCTCTTATGATCTCAATGATATTAAGGATGCAAATATCTACATCATTACAGTTCCGACCCCGGTTGATAAGCATAACCGCCCTGATCTCACCCCGTTGTATAAAGCCTCGGAAACGGTAGGAAAAGTGTTGTCAAAAGATGATATTGTAATCTACGAATCTACCGTTTATCCCGGCGCCACCGAGGAAGAGTGTATTCCCGTTCTGGAAAAGGTTTCAGGGATGAAATTTAATCAGGATTTCTTTGCAGGATATTCCCCGGAACGTATCAATCCCGGAGATAAGGAACATACCGTAGAGAAAATCTTAAAAGTAACTTCAGGATCTACACCGGAAATCGGTGAGATAGTAGATCGTTTATATAAATCTGTGATTATCGCAGGAACTCATTTGGCTCCGACAATTAAGGTCGCAGAAGCTGCAAAAGTGATTGAAAACTCACAGAGGGATATTAATATCGCTTTTGTGAATGAACTGGCAAAAATTTTCAATCTTTTGGAAATTGATACTCATGCGGTATTAAAAGCTGCAGGAACAAAATGGAACTTTTTACCCTTCAAACCAGGGTTGGTAGGCGGTCACTGTATCGGGGTAGATCCGTATTATCTGGCACAAAAAGCGCAGGAAAACGGCTATCATCCGGAAATCATATTGGCAGGGCGCCGTCTTAACGATTCGATGGGGCAGTATGTGGCTTCCCAGTTGGTGAAAACCATGATTAAAAGGAAGATTACCATCAATGGAGCCAGAGTTTTGAACTTAGGAATCACTTTTAAGGAAAATTGTCCGGATGTACGTAATACCAAGGCGGTAGATGTGATCCACGGGCTTGAAGATTATGCTTTGCATGTAACAACTTTCGATCCGTGGGCGAATCTGGACGAAGTGAAACATGAGTATGACCTCAATGTAGTGAATGAGATTCCGGACGAGAAGTTTGATGCTATCATCCTTACTGTCGCTCACAAAGAATTCATGAACGTGAATTTTAATGATTATTTAAAGGAAGGAGGGGTTATTTACGATGTGAAGGGAGTTTTGGAAGAATGTGATTCCAGGCTGTAA